The sequence below is a genomic window from Humulus lupulus chromosome 3, drHumLupu1.1, whole genome shotgun sequence.
AAATGTATTACTTGTTCATAAGGTCTTCAAATCATTTGGAGGAGATTTTCTAAGTGGATCAAGATAGTAACATGTATGGTCATCTGGATCAATGATCACTAACATCCAGTGACGTCTGCATTTAAACAaagttattaaaataaacatcataaggtataagtaaaattaatattaaatgaaaattttacttaCAAGAAATGGTATGGCATTAACAAAGTTTGACCCACTACTATGTTATTGATACGCTCTGAGATAATTTCAGCCCGATTATCCATATTTGTCCCAATTCTCGATGACCACGATGGCTCAATGAAACCAAAAAAGTGTGATATCTCTCTATCGCACAACTCGGAATATATTATACTACATACATGAAAGTTAATGATATTATAGTTATActtaaaaagaaac
It includes:
- the LOC133825118 gene encoding uncharacterized protein LOC133825118 — its product is MASKSPIIFKVSTRLPMFLKILLGSVKYVEPGFMIDILMETNIMGEQYTLYISHEDIVHFGLMEEIGASCISFYISIIYSELCDREISHFFGFIEPSWSSRIGTNMDNRAEIISERINNIVVGQTLLMPYHFLRHWMLVIIDPDDHTCYYLDPLRKSPPNDLKTL